A stretch of Shinella zoogloeoides DNA encodes these proteins:
- the trxB gene encoding thioredoxin-disulfide reductase, which translates to MSTRHVKVLIIGSGPAGYTAAIYTARAMLEPVLIAGMEQGGQLMITTDVENYPGYADPVQGPWMMEQMLKQAEHVGAEIVNDLVTSVDLDVRPFRISTDSGTEWTADALIIATGAKAKWLGIETEQKFMGFGVSACATCDGFFYRGKDVIVVGGGNSAVEEALYLSNLAKSVTVVHRRDGFRAERILQERLFAKENVKVVWDHEVVEYLGGEAKPPMPAAVNGVKLRNVKTGETRDVETDGVFVAIGHAPAVELFKGKLRQKPNGYLWTASDSTATDVPGVFAAGDVTDDIYRQAVTAAGMGCMAALETEKYLAGHMPVAIAAE; encoded by the coding sequence ATGTCCACCCGCCACGTCAAGGTGCTGATCATCGGCTCCGGCCCCGCCGGCTACACCGCCGCGATCTATACCGCCCGCGCCATGCTTGAACCCGTGCTGATCGCCGGCATGGAACAGGGTGGCCAGCTCATGATCACCACCGATGTGGAGAACTACCCGGGCTATGCCGATCCGGTACAGGGGCCTTGGATGATGGAGCAGATGCTCAAGCAGGCAGAGCATGTCGGCGCCGAGATCGTCAACGACCTCGTCACCAGTGTCGATCTCGACGTGCGCCCCTTCCGCATCTCCACCGACAGCGGAACGGAATGGACCGCCGACGCGCTGATCATTGCGACGGGCGCGAAGGCCAAGTGGCTCGGCATCGAGACCGAGCAGAAGTTCATGGGCTTCGGCGTTTCGGCCTGCGCCACCTGCGACGGCTTCTTCTATCGCGGCAAGGACGTCATCGTCGTCGGCGGCGGCAACTCGGCCGTCGAGGAGGCGCTTTACCTCTCCAACCTCGCAAAGAGCGTGACCGTCGTGCACCGCCGCGACGGCTTCCGCGCCGAACGCATCCTCCAGGAGCGCCTGTTCGCGAAGGAAAACGTCAAGGTCGTCTGGGACCACGAGGTCGTCGAATATCTGGGCGGCGAGGCCAAGCCGCCGATGCCGGCCGCCGTCAACGGCGTGAAGCTGCGCAACGTGAAGACCGGCGAGACCCGCGACGTCGAGACGGACGGCGTCTTCGTCGCCATCGGCCATGCGCCGGCGGTCGAACTCTTCAAGGGCAAGCTGCGCCAGAAGCCGAACGGCTACCTCTGGACCGCTTCCGATTCCACGGCGACGGACGTGCCGGGCGTGTTTGCCGCCGGCGACGTCACCGACGACATCTACCGCCAGGCGGTCACGGCCGCCGGCATGGGCTGCATGGCGGCCCTTGAAACCGAAAAATACCTTGCAGGTCATATGCCTGTCGCAATTGCGGCCGAGTAG